The DNA window ATCCATCTCCTGCCTAGCCACAATCCCAGACCTTCTTGCGAAGCCAACGGAATGTTGGAATGCGCGAATGCGCGCTTGCCAGAACGGTTGCAGCCGATACACTGCTAGGCCATGAGATTGTCTCTTTTTTCTGCCATGGCGCTGGCGTCGCTGGTCGCCGGGTGCGCCCACCACAGCACTCAAAAGACCCCGGAGCCACAGGCGACCACAGCGTCTTATCCTTATACCAAACCCCTCACCTCGCTAGGCGCGAAATACGGCGCCTTGCCGACCGCCGTCCAAAACACCGTGCGCGCTCAAGCCGGGGTCGAGGAGCTTGCCGATGTCCTCAAGGAATCGACCGCTGACCGCGTTTATTACAAGATTCTTTTCAAGCAAACCCGGAATTTCCCGCCGCTCTATGTCGCCGCCGATGGCAGTGTGCTCAACCCCGACCTTACCGTGGCGGTTCCCGCCCCCCAGGAAGGCAGCGCCTTGGCCAGCGCGCCTCCGACCAAAGTGCAAATGCAGGACCTGCCCACTGATGTTTCCAAAACCATTAAAGAGCGCGCGTCCAACGTCGAACCCGCCTCCATCACCAAGGAAATCTGGGGCAATCATGTGGTGTATGTCGTTTCCTTCAAGGAGCAAATCCCCAAGCTCTACATTATGGGCGAGGACGGCGCTACGCTGACCGAAGCCACCAAATAACCGTTGACCTCCTACACGTCGAAGCTCTCGGACGATCAGGCCGCGGCCCTCAAGAGCTGGCTGCAGGCGCATGGTTATTCGTTTCGTCAGGTCCCCTATGCGCGGTTTGCCGCCGAAAAGGAGAAAACCAACCTGGTCTTCTACGAAAGCGGCAAACTCGTCGTGCAAGGCAAGGGAACGCATGACTTTGTCGAATTTGTCCTTGAACCCGAGATTCTCAAGCAAGCCCGGCTGGGCTACGAAGCGGTTTTGAACCCGGAGTTGCTGCTGCCCAGGCTCGGGGTGGACGAAAGCGGGAAGGGTGATTTCTTCGGTCCTTTGTGCATCGCGGGGGTGTATATCAATGAAGACGTGGTAAAACGCTGGAAAGATTCCGGCATCCGTGATTCAAAAAATATTTCCAGCGATAAACGGATTAGAGAGCTGGCGGAACTCATTCGCGACACGCCCGGCTGCGTGACGAACGCCGTGTGCATCGGCAACGAAACCTATAATCGCCTCTACGCCAAAATGCGCAGCGTCAATACGCTTCTGGCCTGGGGCCACGCACGGGTCATCGAGAACCTCATGGGCCTGAAATACAAAATGAACCCACCGCCGGTCCGCGCCATTAGCGATCAGTTCGCTTCCAACAAAGAAACTGTTGCCAAGGCGCTCATGACCATGGGCCGGACTGTCGAGTTGGTCCAGAAACATCGCGCGGAGGAAGACCCGGCCGTGGCGGCCGCATCAATCTTGGCCCGGCATGAATTTGTGACCCGGTTAGGGAATCTGGAAAAGCAATTTGATAGGGTGCTTCCCAAAGGCGCCTCGGCTGCTGTTGATGCGGCCGCCAAGGCCTTTGTTGAGAAGCACGGCGCTCAGAATCTCCCCAAAGTTGCTAAAATGCATTTCCGAACCGCCTTGCGGGCTCAAGGCCTCCCTGAACCGCCCAAAGTCGAATGGCGCCGCCGCCCTGCCGGGGCTTGAATCTTCCGCGTCAGGAAGCTTGCTTCACCCAGAGACGCCGATAAGCCGGCCTGACTGCAGTGGCCAACCGCTTCGCAAACCCAAGCGGCAGTTTCAACCGAGTTATCAAACTTTGAACATCAGCCGCATCGCGCAGCCGGTCCCTGGCTGAGAGATACGAGGCCAGTTTATCGTTTATGAACGCAACGGTGGCATCGCCTCGCAATGTAAATGCCAGTTTGCCCGCAGGATGCGCTCGCCCCTTTTGCATCCCACGAATCCTGGCGATTTGCTCGTGGGTGGTTCCCTCTGGCCATAGCTCAATCGGAACGCCGTGCGGTCCAATAACCGCTAGCCCGGCTTCCGGCTTTTGCGGCAGACCAAAGCGGATGCCGGGCCGGTCGGTGGCTATTTCGCTCACCGCCTGAATGGCCCGCAACCAATCCGACCGCCGCACAACCAAATCGATGTCCTTGGTTGGCCGGCCCGCTCCGCGCAAGTTCAAGGCGATGCCACCGGTCTCACGAAACTGTATCCGCTTTTTTTTGAGCACCCGAGCCGCCTGTTTATACGCATCCAACACATTGGGGTGCATCATGGGTTCAGCGTCGAATAGATGCACGGCGGAGCCGGCAACAGAGGCTCTATTTCCCGCCGATTCCCGCAGCCCGTTTACCTTTCGAGCCGCTCTCGTGCTGGCTTCATTCCAACCGCGACGATTCATCGAGTTGATTATACGTTGTGTCCCTCGGCATCCCAATCCTGAAGATTGCATTTCTTCACCAAATCCGAGTGTCACCCTGACACCCTGACTCCCCCCATCTAGCCATTTTCTTATTGCGCGCGCTGCTGCTAGGGGGATATTCTCAGCCCGTTCATCGGAGCGTAGCTCAGCCTGGCTAGAGCACTTGGTTTGGGACCAAGACGTCGCAGGTTCAAATCCTGTCGCTCCGACCATTTTCCCTCTTTTGGTTCTTCGTGAAAAGGCGTCACGCCCTGTCCCCGACCAATTTTAATGCCACGTTGCCAAGGCGCTGATTCGCGTTGCCGTTCATTTCAGAAAATCATCCAACCCCTTTTCGAGCTTTTGCAATTTTTCTTCCAAACGCATCGTTGCTTGCGGAATTCATCCCACTCGGACGAGTTCATTCTCCGAGCGGAGGTAGCGGGTGAACGGCGTGTTACTGCCCAGGTCAATCAAATCCACCGAACGGCCAATCAAATCACTGACACGCGCCCATGCGATAGAAAACCGACGGCGGCAGCCCGGAAACCGCTAGGTCGAGATCGGAAGCGGCATCACCTGTCCCGCGTGCACCGGAGCCAAAGACGTAAATTTCCCGTAGGTCATCGCCGGTGAGTTCCCCTGGAGCTGTCACGATGAAGGTCGTTCCATCGGCGGCGGCAGCATCGCTGGAAGCCCCCGTCGAGGTGCCAGTGGGGTCCGGTTTGGGTTCGGCGGCGGCTGGAGCACTGGCGGCTGAAACCGCGTTGGTGTCCTGGGCGCGTGCGATTGTCCAGCAGCACAAAGCCAGAACTGGCAACAAATAAGCAATTCGTTTTAACATAGCTTCTAACGTGTTGTTTGAGCTTGTTCTATGGTGGTGTGGTTTAATCGAGGCTTCAGACTGCTTTAACCCCTTTCTCCTCGGTCCGGATGCGGATGGCATCGTCGATGGTCGAAACGAACACCTTTCCGTCTCCGATTTTGCCGGTCTTAGCGGTGCTGACGATGGCGGCAACGGCGCCATTGAGGTGCTCGTCATCCAGGACGATCTCGACTTTGATTTTGGGGAGGAAATCCACCGTGTATTCGCTGCCCCGGTAGATTTCCGTATGGCCCTTCTGTCTGCCAAACCCCTTGCACTCGGCGACGGTCACCCCGGTGATGCCGACCTCGGCCAGTGCGTGCTTTATCTCTTCCAACTTGAATGGTTTAACTATCGCATCGATTTTCTTCATATATGTTTCGGGCCGGTTGCTGGCCGCGCGGTCAGGTCGGTCAGCCGAACTGGGTTCCCGCTCACGGCCTCTCGATCAGTTGGTTGTTTGCCGCGCACCAGAGGCGCTTTAGCAACGGCGGTGCCAAGGGGAAAGACAGCCCAATAATCAGGCGTTTTCGGCCTGTTTTTATGGGGTATTTATGTAAAACGCTCTCTTGTTTATCTGGCTTTAACCTGGGAATTTTGTGTCGCCTTTTAGCCACGGCGTTCACTTCCTGAACAATTCAGGTGCTGGCCGATTTTAATTTGCAACAGGCGCTTACAAGCCCACTGCCAATCCGGCTAAAATTGATTCTGGCTTGTAACAGTTTACAGGTGTTACACTGGGCTTCGAACCATGCGCGAAGCCAGTCAACCCGGCACCGGGCTCGCCCGTGTTGCTAATCCTGGAACGGGACGTTCCTCATTGCGGCATGGCAAGCCTCGACATCAACCGGAGCCGCTAACCATTCCTTCCCCACAGGCACAAGGAGATAGCTCGCCACGACAGGATGGGGCCGGTTGGCGCGAATACGCGGTAGCGGTGACGACGGTCGCGGCGGTCTCTGGGCTCAACTTGTGGCTGCAGAAATGGGTGGGTTATGAAGCGGTGGCACTGGTTTATTTGCTGGCAGTGATGTTGCTGGCGCTGGGGGTAAGCCGTGGGCCCATCCTGTTTGGCACAGCGCTGACGGCCCTGAGCTATAATTTCCTGTTCGTCCCGCCGCGCTACTCGTTGGGAATCGAGCGGTTCTACGACAAGATGATGCTCGCCATGTATTTTTTTGTGGCCCTGACTGTGGGGCAACTGACCGCTCGGCTCCGAGCACAACGGTTTGTTGATAAGAAGCGAGAGGAAGAACTGCGGGAAGCAGAAATCAATTCGCGGCTGCTTGGGGAATCCGAACGGCTCGGTCGGACTTTGCTGAACTCAGTTTCGCACGAGCTACGAACGCCTCTTGCTGCGATTACGACCGGGACCAATAGCCTGCGCGCCGCCGGACCCCTGACGCCGACGCAACAAAATCTGACCGCCGAGATTGAATCCGCCGCCGGGCGCCTGAATCGGGTCGTTCAGGGCCTATTGAGTGCCGCGCGTCTTCAGGCCGGTCAACTTAAGCCGACCTTCGACTGGTGCGATATTTCCGAGCTGGTGCGAGTAACGCTGCGCGAGGCGGCGCCCTGGCTGGCGGGTCATCTGGCGCAAACGCAAATCGCGCCGGATTTGCCGCTGTTGAAGGCTGATTTTGTATTGCTGGAGCAAGCTCTGAACAACCTGGTGGTGAATGCGGCAGTGCATACGCCCGCAGATACGGTCATTGATATCAAAGCTCGCATCGAAGGGAGGTGGGTGGTGTTGGAAGTGGCCGATAACGGCCCTGGTCTGGCGCGCGAGCAACTCGAGCGCGCATTTGAGATGTTTCAGCGGGGACCCGATACCAAACCGGGGGGCGCCGGGCTGGGATTAGCTATCGTCAAAGGGTTGATTGAGGCGCAGGGAGGCCATGTCCGCGCAGCAAACCGCCCGGGTGGCGGGGCCCTGTTCACGCTTTATCTGCCCGTGCCCGAGGCTCCTAACGCCCCACCAGAAGCATTGTGAATTCCTGCGAAAAAAAGAGCCCGGTGTCCGTATTGGCGATTGATGATGAGCCACAAATCCAGCGTTTGCTGACCATTGCCCTCGAGGCACAAGGGTATCGAGTGGCGACGGCCGGTCGAGGGCAGCAAGGCTTGGGGATGGCTGCCCAGCGCCGCTATGACCTGATTATTCTCGATTTGGGCTTGCCCGATACCGACGGGCTGTTGGTTTTAAAGCAACTGCGCGAGTGGACTCAGGCACCGATCATCATCATCACCGTGAAGGACGCCGCCGATGACAGGATTGAAGCGCTGGACTCCGGCGCCGATGACTACGTCACCAAACCTTTCAATACAGGGGAACTCCTGGCCCGCATGCGAGTGGCCCTGCGCCATTCGAATCGCCTAAAATCCGAAGAGCCCATTTTCCATTTCGGCGCCCTGGAAGTGGACCTCGCCAGCCGCCGCGTGGCTCTGAAAGGCGAACCGGTGAAACTCACGGCCACCGAGTACATCTTGCTGCGGCTTTTTGTTCAGCATGCCGGCAAGGTGCTGACTCACACTCAAATCCTGCGCGAGGTCTGGGGCGCCGGACATGAAGAGCATACAGAGTATCTGCGGGTTTACATGGCCCGTTTGCGTGAAAAGCTCGAGACGGACCCCGCCGCCCCGCCTTTGTTCCTGACCGAGCCCGGAGTGGGGTATCGTCTGGCCGAAGGGTGAAAGAGAGTTTGCTCGAAGTTCTGGTTGGGCTGTCCGCTACCCTGTTCGGCGCGGGGCGCGCGCTCGCCAGAAAACGCAATTGGATGGAGTGGGAAAAGCAGCCGGCGCAATTTACCGTTTCTTGAAGTGATAGAAAAGGATTAGGAACAGGAGCACTTGAAATAAAATGACTCCGACTACAACGGGGACCATGCGGAAGCGGGACTTCCAGATTTGGGGCGCCTGCAGGCGCGTGTGGCGGGCGGTCATTTCGACAATTTCGTAATCATCCAACTCCCGCTTCATGTCAGCAGCGGATTGGTAGCGCCGCTTGGGATCCCGCTCCATGGCATGGAGTATGATCTCTTCAAGAACTGGCGTTAGTTTCGGGTTGAGTTTTCGGGGCGCAATCGGGTCGCCGGTGACGCGGGCGTTCATGATGACATAGGCGCTGTCGCCGCCGAAGGGAGGGTCGCCGGTGGTCATTTCATAAAGGATAGCTCCCAGGCTATAGATGTCGGTCCGTTGATCGCCGCGGCTGCCCCGGACCTGCTCGGGGGCCATATAATCCGGGGTGCCCATAGCCGGGGTAAAGCCAACAAAAGTGAGCCGTCGAGATTGCTGGGCGCGGGCGATGCCAAAATCCATGACGCGGATGGCGCCGTCGTTGCAGAGCATGATGTTTTGTGGCTTCAAATCGCGATGCACGACCCCCTTTTGGTGCATATACTCGAGCGCCTCGCAAATGCGGCTGGCTATCTTCACTGCATCCGGTTCGGGCAAGGGGCGGACATTCTTGAGCAACTCGCTCAGGGTCTGGCCTTCGAGGTATTCCATCACCAGGTAAGGCCGGCTCTTATTCTCGACGGGAATGATCTTGAGGATATAGGGGTGCTGGAGTTGCAAGCCGATCTCCTCCTCGCGCCGAAAGCGATCAAAGCCGCCGGGGTCGCTTTCGATTTGAAGATAGGGGACCTTGATGGCCACCGCTTCGCCGGTCTTGCGGTCATTGGCCTTAAACAGGGAGGCCATGCCGCTCTTGGCAATCACGTCGGTGATCTCGAATCGATCATCCAGCAACGTACCGACTCCCAAGTCGCTGCCCAGTCCGCTGCGCCCCCGCGCCTCGGGAGGAAGCGTCTTGGAACGGTCCACTTCCCATACCTGCACAATCTGCAAGGAAACATTGTCGCTTACCTGGCGCTTTTCGGTCAGCGCGAGGAGTCGTTTGCAGGCTTCGCCCGGATGATATTTCACCACCGCGTCGAGAATCTCATCGTCCAGGAGGAATCCATAAAGGCCGTCGGTGCATTGAAGGATGATGTCCCCCTGCTGTAACGGCAGGGTGGTAATGTCATAGTGGCACATGGGCTCATAGCCAATGCTGCGGGTTAAAGTGGAACGGTGGGGGCTGGTCATGGCCTTGCGTTCGAGCAATAACCCGAGCTTGACCTGCAGCGAGGTGTAGGAGTGGTCGGTTGTGAGGCGTTTAATCTTGCCGGCGCGAATAAGGTAAGCGCGTGAGTCGCCGACATGGGCGATCGTGACTTTGTCATGCCGAAACAGGGCTACGTTGAGAGTTGTCGCCATGCGCCCGTTGTGTTGGGTCGCTTGAAAGACCTTGGCGGCTGCCGTGTCGAACATCTGGCGGATAGTATCGGTTACCGAGCCATCCGGTTTGGATTCCTTGAATATGGCCAAGGCGGTTTCGGTTGCCAGGCGGCTGGCCACGCCGCCATTGCCTTCCCCGCCGACGCCGTCGGCCAGGATGGCAACGCTGCCCAACCTCTGCCGGAGATCAAACTCGGCGGGTTCCCAAAACAGCACGAAATCCTCGTTATCCTCGCGCACCGAACCGGTGCTGGAAATTTGATGGCATTTAACGTTCATCTCGGGTTAAGGAACTTACCGGTTATGTGCCGGGTGTCGAGACGGCAGTGGCCATTCCTTGGGCTGATTTTGTTTTTTGACATGGAGAGTTGTGGTAAAGATTGGGGTGATTCTAAAGCGGCAGAGGACTGCCGCAGTCCAAGACGCTGCGCGTTGGGCAGCGCCGCTATGTGCGCTGAGGAATAGGGAACCCGGCCGTCCCCCCAGAGATGGCCGGGTCGCTCTTTGCGCTTGGTTCCTCTGATTCCTGAGCTAAAAAGCAGGCTTTTCGGTAAGCAGGACCGGTTTACCAGCTTTAACGCTGCTCTTCTTGAAGTAGAAAACCCCGTAAATACCCCAGACAGCGGCGAAGGCCAACGCGATGTATGGTTCCTTCCAACTCATCCCACTGACGCCACCCAAACTCGGGATAGGACCGATCAGGTAGAACAGCATGCAGGCCAGGTTGGCCAACAGACCGAATATCGGGATGAACACATGCTTGAATCCGTTGAAGCTATGGTGCTCTTTAAAGGCCACCATCGCTATAACGCAAGTTGTCATGTAGAGCAGAAACGTGCCAAAGTTGCTGATTAACGTCACGATCAGGAAGGTGTTTGGCATTTTGCTCAGCGTATCCGGGTTAAAACATCCGAAACTGTACCAGATGTTGTGATACTTGGCATCCAGCGGGGTCAGGGTGGTGGCTCCACCGAGGTAGGTCGTGCAGGTGATGATGCCAAAAATGATGGAGATGACCACCAGCGCCCAAATAGCGCGATGGGGCGACAGGGTTCGACCGTGCAAAAGACCGAAATGCGACGGCACTTCGTTGTCGCGGCCCATCGCGTACGTGACGCGGGCGCCGGTATTCATGCAGGACAAGGTTGTGCCGATTAAGGCCAGGAACACGGTGAAGGCCTGAACGAGCATGAAAGCCCTGCCGGCGGAGTAGCTGCCAAAAAGCCACGTGCCGGTGAGGACCATCATATCGCCTATAGGCGCGCTGGACCCGCCCGCCATCGAGATGGTATAGCCGTTGTGCATCAGATAGTTGGCGGCGAAATACTCGAAGAGGTAGCAAATCGCCCCCTGGATAACCAGCGAGAGCAACACCGCGCGCGGGATGTCACGCTTGGGGTTCTTTGCCTCTTCACCAAGCGAGGTGCAGGACTCGAACCCGACCAGGATCAGAATCGCAATGCAAGCCTGAATGAAGAACAGCCCTATCCCATGAGGAGCAACAACCGACACGGCATTGGGGTGAAAGTTGAAGGTCAGAGGGTCCTTCGCATCGCCGGCTTTCCCCGTCCAGGCATCCTCGGGTTTGTAACTGACGGTAAAGGGATCGGCAATCGCATGCCCGTCCTTGTCCAATTTGAGCTTGCCGGCATCGTCCTTTTGCCAAGCCGGGTACGGGTCCCCTTCGCCAAGCCCCATCGCAGTCAGCGCGCCCAGAACCGCGGCGTCTGTGTTCTTGGTCTTGTCCAGGTCATCTTTGGTGACCGCACGGTCTTGCTGCTTATAAACGGGCTGTCCTTTGTCATCGGTCTTGGGCGAATTATCAGCCCAGGAATCCTGAACCGGTTTGCCTTTGTCATCGGTCACATTGACTTGGTCCACGTTGTAAGCGACAGGCGTGCCATTCGAAAGGTGGAGCCCCGGAGAGCCCTGCGGATGGTGAACACGGTAGGCGA is part of the Verrucomicrobiia bacterium genome and encodes:
- the rnhC gene encoding ribonuclease HIII; the encoded protein is MTSYTSKLSDDQAAALKSWLQAHGYSFRQVPYARFAAEKEKTNLVFYESGKLVVQGKGTHDFVEFVLEPEILKQARLGYEAVLNPELLLPRLGVDESGKGDFFGPLCIAGVYINEDVVKRWKDSGIRDSKNISSDKRIRELAELIRDTPGCVTNAVCIGNETYNRLYAKMRSVNTLLAWGHARVIENLMGLKYKMNPPPVRAISDQFASNKETVAKALMTMGRTVELVQKHRAEEDPAVAAASILARHEFVTRLGNLEKQFDRVLPKGASAAVDAAAKAFVEKHGAQNLPKVAKMHFRTALRAQGLPEPPKVEWRRRPAGA
- a CDS encoding nucleotidyltransferase domain-containing protein; its protein translation is MLKRIAYLLPVLALCCWTIARAQDTNAVSAASAPAAAEPKPDPTGTSTGASSDAAAADGTTFIVTAPGELTGDDLREIYVFGSGARGTGDAASDLDLAVSGLPPSVFYRMGACQ
- a CDS encoding P-II family nitrogen regulator translates to MKKIDAIVKPFKLEEIKHALAEVGITGVTVAECKGFGRQKGHTEIYRGSEYTVDFLPKIKVEIVLDDEHLNGAVAAIVSTAKTGKIGDGKVFVSTIDDAIRIRTEEKGVKAV
- a CDS encoding ATP-binding protein is translated as MREASQPGTGLARVANPGTGRSSLRHGKPRHQPEPLTIPSPQAQGDSSPRQDGAGWREYAVAVTTVAAVSGLNLWLQKWVGYEAVALVYLLAVMLLALGVSRGPILFGTALTALSYNFLFVPPRYSLGIERFYDKMMLAMYFFVALTVGQLTARLRAQRFVDKKREEELREAEINSRLLGESERLGRTLLNSVSHELRTPLAAITTGTNSLRAAGPLTPTQQNLTAEIESAAGRLNRVVQGLLSAARLQAGQLKPTFDWCDISELVRVTLREAAPWLAGHLAQTQIAPDLPLLKADFVLLEQALNNLVVNAAVHTPADTVIDIKARIEGRWVVLEVADNGPGLAREQLERAFEMFQRGPDTKPGGAGLGLAIVKGLIEAQGGHVRAANRPGGGALFTLYLPVPEAPNAPPEAL
- a CDS encoding response regulator; this encodes MNSCEKKSPVSVLAIDDEPQIQRLLTIALEAQGYRVATAGRGQQGLGMAAQRRYDLIILDLGLPDTDGLLVLKQLREWTQAPIIIITVKDAADDRIEALDSGADDYVTKPFNTGELLARMRVALRHSNRLKSEEPIFHFGALEVDLASRRVALKGEPVKLTATEYILLRLFVQHAGKVLTHTQILREVWGAGHEEHTEYLRVYMARLREKLETDPAAPPLFLTEPGVGYRLAEG
- a CDS encoding protein kinase produces the protein MNVKCHQISSTGSVREDNEDFVLFWEPAEFDLRQRLGSVAILADGVGGEGNGGVASRLATETALAIFKESKPDGSVTDTIRQMFDTAAAKVFQATQHNGRMATTLNVALFRHDKVTIAHVGDSRAYLIRAGKIKRLTTDHSYTSLQVKLGLLLERKAMTSPHRSTLTRSIGYEPMCHYDITTLPLQQGDIILQCTDGLYGFLLDDEILDAVVKYHPGEACKRLLALTEKRQVSDNVSLQIVQVWEVDRSKTLPPEARGRSGLGSDLGVGTLLDDRFEITDVIAKSGMASLFKANDRKTGEAVAIKVPYLQIESDPGGFDRFRREEEIGLQLQHPYILKIIPVENKSRPYLVMEYLEGQTLSELLKNVRPLPEPDAVKIASRICEALEYMHQKGVVHRDLKPQNIMLCNDGAIRVMDFGIARAQQSRRLTFVGFTPAMGTPDYMAPEQVRGSRGDQRTDIYSLGAILYEMTTGDPPFGGDSAYVIMNARVTGDPIAPRKLNPKLTPVLEEIILHAMERDPKRRYQSAADMKRELDDYEIVEMTARHTRLQAPQIWKSRFRMVPVVVGVILFQVLLFLILFYHFKKR
- a CDS encoding APC family permease, yielding MANASTTTSRTSGGEGAKPPTTKATLGLTGLTINAMALIAPGAFLWLTFAEQSLYGAPMAGAAMWFGIIGALMLCFATAISYAELSKLFPGAGSSYLYAEQAFLSKTGAYRFARVAKFFTGWASHLYYWVYPGCMVGVTAILAGYLANQFWPNTFNGTYNSPLFMYLFCIVFALVVGYIAFRGVNGSTAVNMAINIIQISALIVFSIIAIAYRVHHPQGSPGLHLSNGTPVAYNVDQVNVTDDKGKPVQDSWADNSPKTDDKGQPVYKQQDRAVTKDDLDKTKNTDAAVLGALTAMGLGEGDPYPAWQKDDAGKLKLDKDGHAIADPFTVSYKPEDAWTGKAGDAKDPLTFNFHPNAVSVVAPHGIGLFFIQACIAILILVGFESCTSLGEEAKNPKRDIPRAVLLSLVIQGAICYLFEYFAANYLMHNGYTISMAGGSSAPIGDMMVLTGTWLFGSYSAGRAFMLVQAFTVFLALIGTTLSCMNTGARVTYAMGRDNEVPSHFGLLHGRTLSPHRAIWALVVISIIFGIITCTTYLGGATTLTPLDAKYHNIWYSFGCFNPDTLSKMPNTFLIVTLISNFGTFLLYMTTCVIAMVAFKEHHSFNGFKHVFIPIFGLLANLACMLFYLIGPIPSLGGVSGMSWKEPYIALAFAAVWGIYGVFYFKKSSVKAGKPVLLTEKPAF